The Fluviicola sp. genome contains a region encoding:
- a CDS encoding signal peptidase II: protein MKKQLYIVVIAVFCILLIDQITKIWVKTHFNYYDPPVNAIGSWFRLLYIENQGMAFGTTFGASIWAKLGLSIFRIFASAAIAYYFVKQWRKGAKTEFLLAIGLVFAGATGNLIDSMFYDFIFDYDPCIGFNHLEGSGIWTDCGIVGKYETRHTGFLLGNVVDMFQFNAEWPSWVPWYDKNGDNQIFPAIWNVADAAISIGVIMIIFRQRKYFPKENKKNVVAKPNPVSTEENIPGTEE, encoded by the coding sequence TTGAAGAAACAACTCTATATCGTTGTCATAGCGGTATTCTGCATATTGCTTATTGATCAGATAACCAAGATTTGGGTGAAAACCCATTTCAACTATTACGATCCGCCGGTAAATGCGATCGGTTCATGGTTCCGGTTATTGTATATCGAAAACCAGGGAATGGCCTTCGGAACAACATTCGGGGCAAGTATCTGGGCAAAATTGGGATTGAGTATCTTCCGAATTTTTGCAAGTGCAGCGATCGCTTATTACTTCGTAAAACAGTGGCGTAAAGGAGCTAAAACAGAATTCCTGCTTGCAATCGGGCTGGTATTTGCCGGGGCAACCGGGAACTTGATCGATTCCATGTTCTACGACTTCATTTTTGATTACGATCCGTGTATCGGGTTCAATCATTTGGAAGGATCGGGAATCTGGACGGATTGCGGGATCGTAGGAAAGTACGAAACACGTCATACCGGGTTTTTACTGGGGAACGTGGTCGATATGTTCCAGTTCAATGCGGAATGGCCATCCTGGGTTCCGTGGTACGATAAGAACGGGGATAACCAGATCTTCCCGGCTATCTGGAATGTGGCAGACGCCGCAATCAGTATCGGGGTCATCATGATCATTTTCAGACAACGGAAGTATTTCCCGAAAGAGAATAAAAAAAACGTGGTTGCAAAACCAAATCCGGTTTCTACCGAAGAAAATATACCAGGAACGGAAGAGTAA
- a CDS encoding TraR/DksA C4-type zinc finger protein, translating to MSQEKTRYSDSELEEFRQLINEKLKEANVDYDMLKASLSNDNHGTDDTGRTFNMMEDGSETLSREEVAQLAARQEKFIENLKNALMRIENKTYGICRVTGKLIQKERLKLVPHATLSIEAKNMQNK from the coding sequence ATGTCACAAGAGAAAACAAGATACTCAGATAGTGAATTGGAAGAATTCCGTCAGTTGATCAACGAGAAGTTGAAAGAGGCGAATGTCGATTACGATATGTTGAAAGCGTCTTTGTCAAACGACAATCATGGAACAGATGATACGGGCAGAACTTTCAATATGATGGAAGATGGGTCGGAAACGTTATCTCGTGAGGAAGTAGCTCAATTGGCAGCCCGCCAGGAGAAGTTCATCGAAAACCTGAAAAATGCCCTGATGCGTATTGAGAATAAAACGTACGGTATTTGCCGTGTTACCGGTAAATTGATCCAAAAAGAGCGTTTGAAACTGGTACCGCATGCTACATTGAGCATCGAAGCTAAAAACATGCAAAACAAATAA
- the rsmA gene encoding 16S rRNA (adenine(1518)-N(6)/adenine(1519)-N(6))-dimethyltransferase RsmA, translating into MSVRAKKHLGQHFLKDKNICKKIADQFTHHKGVKTAIEIGPGMGALTEYLLQDPETDLYVMDLDEESVDYLKVHFPQLEGKITFGDFLKMDPKSIVGDKPFAVLGNFPYNISSQILFKCIDFKDSIPEIMGMFQKEVAERVAEKPGTKTYGILSVLLQAYYDIEYCFTVDEHVFDPPPKVKSGVIRCTRNDREKLPCDEKLFKQVVKMSFNQRRKTIRNSIKALLPESYEENPMLQLRPERLGVEEFIELTNWVEKHRTVD; encoded by the coding sequence ATGAGCGTTAGAGCAAAGAAACATTTAGGACAGCACTTCCTGAAAGATAAGAACATCTGTAAGAAGATTGCAGATCAGTTTACCCATCACAAGGGAGTGAAAACGGCTATCGAAATTGGTCCCGGAATGGGAGCGCTCACGGAATACTTGCTGCAGGACCCTGAAACGGATTTGTATGTGATGGACCTGGACGAAGAATCTGTGGATTACCTGAAAGTGCATTTTCCGCAATTGGAAGGGAAGATTACATTCGGGGATTTCCTGAAAATGGACCCGAAAAGTATTGTAGGAGACAAACCTTTCGCGGTACTGGGAAATTTCCCGTACAATATTTCTTCGCAGATCTTGTTCAAATGCATCGATTTCAAGGATTCGATTCCTGAGATCATGGGGATGTTCCAGAAAGAAGTTGCCGAACGCGTAGCCGAAAAACCGGGAACAAAAACATACGGAATCCTGAGCGTGTTGCTGCAGGCTTATTACGATATTGAATACTGTTTTACAGTAGATGAACACGTATTTGATCCACCGCCGAAAGTGAAGTCGGGAGTGATCCGCTGCACCAGAAACGACCGGGAAAAACTTCCCTGCGATGAAAAACTGTTCAAGCAGGTGGTAAAAATGTCCTTCAATCAGCGACGCAAAACCATTCGTAATTCCATCAAAGCATTGCTTCCCGAAAGCTACGAAGAAAACCCGATGCTCCAGTTAAGGCCGGAGAGATTGGGTGTGGAGGAATTTATCGAGTTGACCAACTGGGTGGAAAAACACCGTACTGTTGATTAA
- a CDS encoding DUF4286 family protein, with translation MEHIIYNVTVSLDPAIEQDWVNWMRTVHIPEVMATGCFLESRMSKMNEQEDGACTYAMTYVAYSQEHLDDYQKNHAAALQVDHKTRYEGRFAAFRSTLNVIQHFRHER, from the coding sequence ATGGAACACATCATTTATAACGTTACGGTAAGCCTTGATCCGGCAATTGAGCAGGATTGGGTCAATTGGATGCGAACAGTTCACATTCCCGAGGTAATGGCAACCGGTTGTTTTTTGGAAAGCCGCATGTCTAAAATGAACGAGCAGGAGGACGGAGCATGCACCTATGCAATGACTTATGTGGCTTATAGCCAGGAACACCTCGACGATTATCAGAAAAATCACGCTGCTGCTTTGCAGGTTGATCATAAAACCAGGTATGAAGGGCGTTTTGCGGCTTTCAGAAGCACTTTAAACGTTATTCAACATTTCCGGCATGAGCGTTAG
- a CDS encoding MopE-related protein encodes MKRLLLILITLLPMMGIAQIASWDFTGESTLATSTAEVYAANLDASPTLTRGSGAAASAGSNSFRTVGFLNNGISVANTDYFENTFSAAPGYQLSLTSIDAVFAGTASFSASPGVSMQYAYSLDGTNFTLIGSPFVKIGNGAMSQINLSGISALQNVPDNITVTIRFYASGQTTTGGWGYNSPSAGTVGLAFGGSVTATGGCINTAATITPAPQCTSYTVPSGDETYFASGVYHDTIPNAAGCDSVLTINLTIKNNTTSTISPIACGSYTVPSGDETYMTSGTYNDTIPNAVGCDSIMTINLTITGSITYYQDSDADGFGNPAVSQTGCAPIPGYVTNSNDCNDSNPAITVGTTFYADADGDGLGNPAVTQVACTAPANYVSNGNDCNDSNNAIGAAQTYYADTDGDGYGNPAVSQTACTQPANYVLDNTDCNDNNPAAHPGATEIPNNGVDEDCNGSDLNTMGTTLGMYEFQGNTCPIVVASMEVTTQPANATFGPYAATGSTLVCQTAADVINFAGFNTSATVDPTQYFSFNVTPASCYSLDLNRIIFLHKTSNTGGTPTVHLRSSLDNFTADIATKTLPNSTAKTDTIDLPAVFDNVINTIEFRWYITGIGQTGSTYRHDNVKIMGNINALTPTTYYADADGDGYGDPATSQSACSVPAGYVLDNTDCDDTNEDAFPGAVWYQDNDGDGLGNNAVSLTQCTQPANYVADNTDCNDADDQIGSVVIYYVDADADGFGDAADAGTNSCTPIAGSVTNNDDCDDSDEDINPGAAEVCDGVDNNCDGDIDEGFTMLTYYEDADNDTYGDPTSSVTDCTQPAGYVTNNTDCDDTNAAIHPGATDNTGNTIDENCDGVDGVLGIEESILANLNVYPNPGTSSVVLNMSNGWNGFQVVFAGVDGKEMKLTAIQKSANELEFNTDSLVPGVYFIRLTSDSGTALVRWVKN; translated from the coding sequence ATGAAAAGACTTTTACTCATTCTAATCACCCTTCTTCCGATGATGGGGATCGCACAGATCGCTTCATGGGACTTTACGGGAGAAAGTACTTTAGCGACGAGTACCGCTGAGGTTTATGCTGCCAATCTGGATGCTTCACCCACTTTAACACGCGGTTCTGGTGCTGCAGCTTCAGCAGGATCAAACTCCTTCCGTACGGTTGGTTTTCTAAACAATGGTATTTCAGTTGCAAATACGGATTACTTTGAGAATACTTTTTCAGCGGCTCCGGGATATCAATTGTCACTTACATCTATTGATGCTGTTTTTGCTGGAACAGCAAGCTTTTCAGCATCTCCGGGTGTTTCCATGCAATACGCTTACAGTTTGGACGGAACCAACTTCACATTGATCGGTTCGCCTTTCGTGAAAATTGGAAACGGTGCCATGTCACAAATTAACTTAAGCGGTATTTCAGCGCTGCAAAATGTGCCGGATAATATTACAGTTACTATCCGTTTTTATGCCAGCGGACAAACAACCACAGGAGGATGGGGTTATAACTCTCCTTCTGCAGGAACAGTTGGTTTGGCTTTCGGCGGATCCGTTACAGCAACAGGAGGATGTATCAACACTGCTGCAACGATTACTCCGGCGCCACAATGTACTTCTTATACAGTTCCTTCCGGAGATGAAACCTATTTCGCTTCCGGGGTTTACCACGATACCATCCCGAACGCGGCTGGTTGCGACAGTGTTTTAACGATTAACTTAACGATCAAAAACAACACAACTTCTACCATTTCTCCGATTGCCTGCGGATCTTACACAGTTCCTTCCGGGGATGAGACTTATATGACGTCAGGAACGTACAATGATACGATCCCGAATGCTGTTGGTTGTGACAGTATTATGACGATCAACCTGACAATTACAGGTTCTATTACATATTACCAGGATTCAGATGCGGATGGTTTCGGAAACCCTGCTGTTTCTCAAACAGGATGTGCACCGATCCCGGGATACGTTACCAACTCAAACGATTGCAACGATTCAAACCCTGCAATCACTGTTGGAACAACATTCTATGCTGATGCGGACGGTGACGGACTGGGAAATCCGGCTGTTACACAAGTTGCATGTACAGCACCTGCAAACTATGTTTCAAACGGCAATGACTGTAATGATTCCAACAATGCGATCGGAGCAGCACAAACCTATTATGCAGATACCGACGGTGACGGATACGGAAACCCTGCTGTTTCTCAAACTGCTTGTACACAGCCTGCCAACTACGTATTGGACAATACAGACTGTAACGACAACAACCCTGCGGCTCACCCGGGTGCTACTGAAATTCCGAATAACGGAGTGGACGAAGACTGTAATGGTTCCGATTTGAACACCATGGGAACAACTTTGGGAATGTATGAGTTCCAGGGAAATACCTGCCCGATTGTTGTTGCATCTATGGAGGTTACAACGCAGCCTGCAAATGCGACTTTCGGTCCATATGCTGCTACAGGATCTACTTTGGTTTGTCAGACAGCTGCGGATGTAATCAATTTTGCAGGGTTTAATACTTCAGCTACGGTTGATCCAACTCAGTATTTCAGCTTTAATGTAACACCGGCAAGTTGCTATAGCTTAGATTTAAACCGGATTATATTCTTACATAAAACAAGTAATACCGGAGGTACACCAACTGTTCACCTGCGATCAAGCCTGGACAATTTCACTGCGGATATTGCAACGAAAACATTACCGAACAGTACTGCGAAAACCGATACAATTGATTTACCGGCAGTATTTGATAACGTAATCAATACGATTGAATTCAGATGGTATATTACGGGAATCGGTCAAACCGGATCGACTTATCGTCATGATAATGTGAAAATCATGGGTAATATCAATGCACTTACTCCGACAACCTATTATGCAGATGCAGACGGTGACGGATACGGTGATCCTGCAACTTCTCAATCGGCTTGTTCTGTTCCGGCAGGATACGTGTTGGACAATACAGATTGTGACGACACAAACGAAGATGCATTCCCGGGTGCGGTTTGGTACCAGGATAATGACGGTGACGGTTTAGGAAACAATGCGGTTTCGTTGACTCAGTGTACACAACCGGCAAACTATGTTGCGGACAACACAGATTGTAACGACGCAGATGATCAGATCGGAAGTGTGGTGATTTATTATGTGGATGCTGATGCTGACGGATTTGGTGATGCAGCTGATGCAGGAACAAACTCTTGTACTCCGATTGCCGGTTCCGTAACCAACAATGACGATTGCGACGATTCGGACGAAGACATTAATCCGGGCGCAGCAGAAGTTTGTGACGGAGTGGACAACAACTGTGACGGCGACATCGACGAAGGATTTACCATGTTGACTTATTACGAAGATGCTGATAACGATACATACGGAGACCCTACGTCTTCTGTAACAGATTGTACTCAGCCTGCAGGATATGTTACGAATAATACCGACTGTGACGATACAAATGCGGCAATCCATCCGGGAGCTACAGACAATACCGGAAACACGATCGATGAGAACTGTGACGGAGTTGACGGAGTTTTGGGTATCGAAGAATCAATCCTTGCAAACCTGAATGTATACCCGAATCCGGGAACAAGTTCGGTAGTATTGAACATGAGCAACGGATGGAACGGATTCCAGGTAGTTTTCGCAGGTGTTGACGGTAAAGAAATGAAGTTGACAGCTATTCAGAAATCTGCAAACGAACTGGAATTCAATACGGATTCCCTGGTTCCGGGAGTATATTTCATTCGCCTGACTTCTGATTCAGGAACTGCTTTGGTTCGCTGGGTGAAAAACTAA
- a CDS encoding riboflavin synthase yields the protein MFTGIIETLGTVVAIEKDQSNVHFTVESSITHELKIDQSVAHNGCCLTVVKLDGDSYVVTAIQETLDKTNLGDLEVGSKVNLERCMLLGARLDGHIVQGHVDTTATCVSIDDLNGSWKYTFRYDFDQPTVAKGSITVNGVSLTVVDSEKGLFSVHIIPYTQEHTNFHSFQVGTRVNLEFDIIGKYVARLMEQQKA from the coding sequence ATGTTTACAGGCATTATAGAAACCCTCGGGACCGTTGTTGCGATTGAAAAAGATCAAAGCAATGTTCATTTTACAGTAGAATCTTCCATTACCCACGAATTGAAAATCGATCAGAGTGTGGCTCACAACGGTTGCTGCTTAACGGTTGTAAAGCTGGACGGTGATTCATACGTAGTGACAGCCATTCAGGAAACATTGGATAAAACCAACCTGGGCGACCTGGAAGTGGGATCGAAAGTAAACCTGGAGCGCTGTATGCTGCTGGGCGCACGGCTCGACGGACACATTGTGCAGGGACATGTAGACACTACTGCAACCTGTGTTTCCATTGATGATCTGAACGGAAGCTGGAAATACACATTCCGTTATGATTTTGATCAGCCTACCGTGGCAAAAGGATCCATCACCGTGAATGGTGTCAGTTTAACCGTTGTAGATTCTGAAAAAGGATTGTTTTCCGTTCACATTATTCCCTACACACAGGAACACACCAATTTTCATTCGTTCCAAGTGGGAACAAGGGTGAATCTGGAATTCGACATTATTGGAAAATATGTAGCCCGCTTAATGGAGCAACAGAAAGCTTAA
- a CDS encoding O-antigen ligase family protein, which yields MLTLGLAFVGLLGYGFWFDNEYIPLIPYALIVLFVALFYTEYTFFFIIAATPLSINIEEYTDSFGLFVPTEPLLFGTMLLLLIQNLKYRVFPTYLRNSAIVWTVVFYLVWIFFTSITSENPVTSLKFLLARLWFIVPVLFYGSSVFYDPKKIRWFLWLFLSAMIIAITYTILVHASYRFGEKESHWVMWPFFKDHTIYGALVALVVPLIFSFYFSRKHGPLLQFILIGFMVISILGLYFSYTRAAWLSVFLGMVIWMLIRFKVKFSWIAGITLVVGIYIWASWDEIQQDLARNKYEHTTEEFGERLQSATNVTTDASNLERINRWNCAIDMFKERPWVGFGPGMYSFEYARFQRPENLTIISTNFGNMGNAHSEYLGPLAEMGWIGMLSMLAIVAAIFYEGITLYNQWPSEDREIKTLLMGFIIALSTYFIHGFLNNFLDTDKAAVPIWSMCAIFIALRARLNQIKLSQR from the coding sequence TTGTTAACCCTCGGACTGGCTTTTGTCGGTTTACTGGGTTACGGGTTTTGGTTCGACAACGAATACATTCCGCTTATTCCCTACGCCCTGATTGTTTTGTTTGTTGCGCTGTTCTACACGGAATACACCTTCTTTTTTATCATCGCAGCAACTCCTTTGTCCATCAATATAGAAGAGTATACAGACAGTTTCGGGCTGTTCGTACCTACGGAACCATTGCTTTTCGGGACCATGCTTTTGCTGTTGATCCAAAATCTGAAATACCGGGTTTTCCCCACTTATTTAAGGAATTCGGCCATTGTCTGGACAGTTGTCTTTTACTTGGTTTGGATCTTTTTCACATCCATCACCAGTGAAAATCCGGTGACATCCCTGAAATTCCTGTTAGCGCGGCTTTGGTTCATTGTTCCCGTTTTGTTTTATGGAAGTTCGGTATTTTATGATCCGAAGAAAATCCGCTGGTTCCTGTGGTTGTTCCTCTCTGCCATGATTATCGCAATTACCTATACCATTTTGGTGCACGCTTCCTACCGCTTCGGGGAAAAGGAAAGTCACTGGGTCATGTGGCCGTTTTTCAAGGATCACACGATTTACGGTGCGTTGGTTGCTTTGGTCGTTCCGTTGATTTTCTCCTTTTACTTTTCGCGTAAGCACGGGCCGCTACTCCAGTTTATCCTGATCGGTTTCATGGTGATTTCCATCCTGGGATTGTATTTCAGTTACACACGTGCAGCCTGGTTGAGCGTCTTTTTGGGGATGGTCATCTGGATGCTGATCCGCTTCAAAGTAAAATTCTCCTGGATTGCCGGAATAACGCTGGTGGTCGGAATCTACATTTGGGCTTCCTGGGATGAGATCCAGCAGGATCTGGCCCGGAACAAATACGAACACACGACCGAAGAATTCGGAGAGCGTTTGCAGAGTGCTACCAACGTTACAACGGATGCTTCCAACCTGGAACGTATCAATCGCTGGAATTGTGCCATTGACATGTTTAAGGAACGCCCATGGGTAGGATTTGGCCCGGGAATGTATTCCTTCGAATATGCCCGTTTCCAGCGCCCGGAAAACCTGACGATCATTTCCACCAACTTCGGGAATATGGGAAATGCGCACAGTGAATATCTGGGGCCTCTGGCTGAAATGGGCTGGATCGGGATGCTGAGCATGCTGGCCATTGTAGCTGCGATCTTTTACGAAGGGATTACGCTTTACAATCAGTGGCCGTCGGAAGACCGGGAAATCAAAACGCTCTTAATGGGTTTCATCATTGCTTTGTCGACCTACTTCATTCACGGATTCCTCAATAATTTTTTAGATACGGATAAGGCAGCTGTTCCTATTTGGTCTATGTGTGCTATCTTTATAGCCTTAAGAGCACGCTTGAATCAGATCAAGCTGAGCCAGAGATAA
- a CDS encoding Wzz/FepE/Etk N-terminal domain-containing protein: MEESSKVMQEQRMNLFVTLWAKRKILIIVTAAGLVVSTVIAFLMTPLYRSTAIVFPAATSTVSFSEQRNAKASSMDFGEEEQAEQLIQILQSSKVRDKVVQQFDLMKHYEIEPDDANKHYKLVKEYNSHILFVRTRYGSIQIDVLDRDPQLAADMANKIVDLIDTVKNEMVMERTVPAFEINKRKKEQLEADKKAVLDQLDSLAALGVVPLEGRANLFQAYVEAKNAEDKADYKARIDINLKYGAVFDGLEYVRNEKIMKLSDFAASYEQAESDANTQFNHKFIVERAVVADKKDKPKRLIIMLLATFGTFVFMVFALLIQDKIKEIRKLA; encoded by the coding sequence ATGGAAGAAAGCAGCAAGGTAATGCAGGAACAACGGATGAATCTCTTCGTTACATTATGGGCTAAGCGTAAAATACTAATCATTGTTACTGCCGCGGGACTCGTGGTTTCCACCGTGATTGCTTTCTTAATGACACCTTTATACCGGTCTACGGCAATCGTATTCCCGGCGGCAACCAGTACGGTATCTTTCTCCGAACAGCGAAATGCAAAAGCTTCTTCCATGGACTTCGGGGAAGAGGAGCAGGCCGAACAATTGATCCAGATCCTTCAGTCTTCCAAAGTGCGCGATAAAGTGGTTCAGCAATTCGATTTGATGAAGCATTATGAAATCGAGCCGGATGACGCCAATAAGCACTACAAACTGGTAAAGGAATACAACAGCCACATTTTATTTGTGCGTACGCGTTACGGTTCCATCCAGATCGATGTATTGGACAGAGATCCGCAACTGGCTGCAGATATGGCCAACAAGATCGTGGACCTGATCGATACCGTGAAAAACGAAATGGTGATGGAACGTACGGTTCCAGCTTTCGAGATCAACAAACGCAAGAAAGAACAATTGGAAGCGGATAAAAAAGCGGTTTTGGACCAGTTGGATTCACTGGCTGCTTTGGGAGTAGTTCCGCTGGAAGGGCGTGCGAACCTTTTCCAGGCATACGTAGAAGCGAAAAATGCGGAAGACAAAGCAGATTATAAAGCGCGTATCGATATCAACCTGAAGTATGGAGCGGTATTCGACGGATTGGAATATGTGCGGAATGAAAAGATCATGAAATTATCTGATTTCGCGGCTTCCTATGAACAGGCGGAATCGGATGCCAATACGCAGTTCAACCACAAGTTCATCGTGGAACGTGCCGTGGTAGCAGATAAGAAAGACAAGCCGAAGCGTTTGATCATTATGTTGCTGGCAACTTTCGGAACATTTGTGTTCATGGTCTTTGCCCTATTGATCCAGGATAAGATCAAAGAAATCCGCAAGCTGGCATAA
- a CDS encoding bestrophin family ion channel produces MISYNPKSWLALIFHLTKSDTISILWRELVFIFVFTMGVALAEDLFFPKAMVLEKLFSIYSILGFVISLLLAFRTNTAYDRWWEGRKNWGQLVNDSRNLAVKLTSLDLSTEDNHFFGRHIGNFALCIKEHLRAGTNYDILDITPEERTFLEGLDHVPSGIVELMYCRLNKLKKAGVVSEEDLIRLDRNLNGFLDCVGACERIKNTPIPYSYSMFFKKFIFSYVITLPFAFVVNFGYWSAIIATFIFYVFVSIEVLAEEIEDPFGTDDNDLPTDEMAQRIQGIVRTILDRV; encoded by the coding sequence ATGATTTCATACAACCCTAAAAGCTGGCTGGCACTCATTTTTCACTTAACAAAAAGCGATACGATTTCCATTCTCTGGAGGGAATTGGTCTTTATTTTTGTGTTTACGATGGGCGTGGCTTTGGCGGAAGACCTTTTCTTTCCGAAAGCGATGGTGCTGGAAAAGCTGTTTTCGATCTACTCGATCCTGGGGTTCGTGATTTCCCTGTTGCTTGCTTTCCGCACCAATACGGCTTATGACCGCTGGTGGGAAGGACGTAAAAACTGGGGCCAATTGGTCAATGATTCCCGCAACCTGGCCGTGAAATTAACTTCACTGGATTTAAGTACGGAAGACAATCATTTCTTCGGGCGTCACATCGGGAATTTTGCTTTGTGCATCAAGGAACATTTGCGGGCAGGAACCAATTACGACATACTGGACATTACTCCCGAAGAACGCACTTTCCTGGAAGGCCTGGACCACGTTCCGTCGGGGATTGTGGAATTGATGTACTGCCGTTTGAACAAGCTGAAAAAGGCAGGCGTTGTTTCCGAAGAAGACCTGATCAGACTGGACCGCAACCTGAACGGTTTCCTGGATTGTGTAGGTGCCTGCGAGCGCATCAAAAACACGCCGATCCCCTATTCCTATTCGATGTTCTTCAAGAAATTCATCTTCAGCTACGTCATTACGCTTCCGTTTGCTTTCGTGGTGAATTTCGGCTATTGGTCGGCCATCATTGCAACTTTCATTTTCTATGTATTCGTAAGTATCGAAGTCCTGGCAGAAGAAATCGAAGATCCGTTCGGAACCGACGACAACGACCTTCCGACCGATGAAATGGCTCAGCGCATCCAGGGAATTGTACGCACGATTTTGGATAGGGTGTAA
- a CDS encoding gliding motility-associated C-terminal domain-containing protein, whose translation MKAALHPKHFLIGILFLFTGLVYSQTTADTLILLANQKLYKVNKNNGGVNPYLNISNFPAADPFSLDWSESQSCYYGIQVPLGNSIFRISETGVYTTLGAVNVPGYTISVMEGIAFNPQDNQLYASVSLNGGASQGDYCSETLIRINTATMQGQIIGVFSHPTTNAIESEADAIEFDEQGVLYYFDCSVNSDSRVFKQDMAFANPPVLLCQDSYYSMTDLTVRDNTIFISRGSGAYIINSCPVTGGSLQTVLVSSAGFPSGTQLRGITWKPEDCTQMPVASFTATDATTGYPGLTVHFSNSSQNATSFVFEFAPNLTTSTTDVTEIVSATFTQPGIYPVVLTASNGSCSDTDTIYVTILAPDPGTEPEPQPENASIANSFTPNGDGINDEFFLPFPDALKIHVDIVNRWGNRVAELNAPTEKWDGRINGDPASEGVYFFTYQVTLPTNIQLTGHHFLTLIR comes from the coding sequence ATGAAAGCTGCTCTCCATCCGAAACATTTCCTGATTGGAATCCTGTTCCTGTTCACGGGTTTGGTGTATTCCCAAACTACCGCAGATACACTAATCCTTTTGGCCAATCAAAAGCTTTACAAAGTCAATAAGAATAACGGCGGAGTCAATCCTTATCTGAATATTTCCAATTTCCCGGCGGCCGATCCGTTCAGCCTCGACTGGAGTGAGTCCCAAAGTTGTTATTATGGAATCCAGGTCCCTTTGGGAAATTCAATCTTCCGGATTTCTGAAACCGGGGTTTATACTACGCTAGGTGCTGTGAACGTTCCCGGCTACACCATTTCCGTTATGGAAGGAATTGCTTTTAATCCGCAGGACAACCAATTGTATGCTTCGGTGAGCCTCAACGGGGGTGCTTCGCAAGGCGATTATTGTTCGGAAACTTTGATCCGGATCAACACCGCTACGATGCAGGGACAAATTATCGGGGTTTTTAGTCATCCGACTACGAATGCCATTGAATCGGAAGCTGACGCCATCGAATTCGATGAACAGGGAGTCCTGTATTATTTTGATTGTTCGGTCAACTCCGACAGCCGCGTTTTCAAGCAGGATATGGCTTTTGCCAATCCGCCGGTGCTGCTGTGCCAGGATTCCTACTACTCCATGACCGATTTAACCGTGAGAGACAATACCATCTTTATCTCCCGGGGAAGCGGAGCGTATATTATTAATTCCTGCCCGGTTACAGGAGGATCTTTGCAAACGGTACTGGTCTCTTCAGCAGGTTTCCCGTCCGGGACCCAGTTGCGCGGAATAACCTGGAAACCGGAAGACTGCACCCAAATGCCGGTTGCAAGTTTTACCGCTACGGATGCAACAACCGGTTATCCGGGCCTGACGGTTCACTTTTCCAATTCCAGTCAAAATGCGACTTCTTTTGTTTTTGAGTTTGCACCAAATCTGACGACTTCCACCACGGATGTCACGGAAATCGTTTCAGCAACATTTACGCAGCCCGGTATTTACCCGGTGGTGCTTACTGCAAGTAACGGTTCGTGTTCGGATACCGACACAATCTATGTTACTATCCTGGCTCCCGATCCGGGTACCGAGCCGGAACCGCAACCGGAAAATGCATCTATTGCCAATTCCTTTACTCCGAACGGAGACGGGATCAACGATGAGTTTTTCCTCCCGTTTCCGGACGCCCTAAAAATACATGTCGACATTGTGAACCGCTGGGGGAACCGCGTGGCCGAATTAAACGCTCCTACTGAAAAATGGGACGGACGCATCAACGGCGATCCCGCATCAGAAGGAGTTTATTTCTTTACCTATCAGGTAACACTTCCAACAAATATCCAGTTGACAGGTCATCATTTTCTAACGTTGATCCGGTAA